Genomic DNA from Jejubacter calystegiae:
AGCAGACAATATCAGGCCAATATCGCGGTGAAACGTACTGCGCTGGCCCAGGCCCAAACCGACCTTAATCGCCGGATTCCGCTGGGCAAAGACAACCTGATCGGCCGTGAAGAGCTGCAACACGCGCGTGATTCGGTTGCCAGTGCCCAGTCTCAGCTTGATGCCGCGATAGAGCAGTACAACGCCAATCAGGCGATGATCCTCGATACCCCGCTGGCCGAACAGCCCGCCGTGAAACAGGCCGCGACGGAAGTGCGCAACACCTGGCTGGCGCTGGAGCGTACCCGCATCGTTAGCCCGATGACCGGCTACGTCTCACGCCGTGCCGTGCAGGTTGGCGCGCAGATCGGCACCAGTACCTCGCTGATGGCTATCGTACCCGCCACCGGCCTGTGGGTCGACGCCAACTTTAAAGAGACCCAGCTCGCCAATATGCGCATCGGCCAACCGGTAACGGTTGTCAGTGATATCTATGGCGATAAGGTGGAGTACAAAGGCAAAGTCGTTGGGCTGGATATGGGGACAGGCAGCGCCTTCTCCCTGCTGCCAGCGCAGAACGCGACCGGTAACTGGATCAAGGTGGTTCAGCGCCTGCCAGTGCGTATTGAGCTGGATCAGCAGCAGCTTAAGCAGTATCCGCTGCGTATCGGCCTTTCTATGCTGGTGAAGGTTAATACCAGCGATAGTCGCGGCCCGATGCTGGCAACCCAGACCCGCAGCAAACCCGCTTATGAAAGCGATGCCCGCGAGCTGGCGTTGGCCCCCGTCAATCAGTTGATCGACAACATCATCCGCGCAAACGCGGGCTAACGCGGCGGAGGCAACCATGCAACAACAGAAACCGCTGGAGGGAGCGCCGCTGGCCCTGATGACCATCGCGCTGGCGCTGGCGACCTTTATGCAGGTGCTGGACTCCACCATCGCGAACGTCGCCATCCCGACCATCGCCGGTAACCTTGGCTCATCATTGAGCCAGGGGACCTGGGTTATCACCTCCTTCGGGGTGGCTAACGCCATCTCGATTCCGCTGACCGGTTGGCTGGCGAAGCGGGTGGGTGAAGTGAAGCTGTTTCTCTGGTCAACAATCGCCTTTGCCGTCGCCTCATGGGCCTGCGGCGTCTCCAACAGTCTGGAGATGCTAATCCTGTTCCGCGTGATTCAGGGGGTGGTGGCCGGGCCGCTGATTCCGCTGTCTCAGAGTCTGCTGCTCAGCAACTATCCACCCGC
This window encodes:
- the emrA gene encoding multidrug efflux MFS transporter periplasmic adaptor subunit EmrA — its product is MSAHAETQTPQQPAGKKGKRKVALLLLTLLFVVLAVAYGIWWFLVLRHYAETDDAYVAGNQVQIMSQVSGSVTKVWVDDTDFVNKGDVLVTLDPTDAREAFEKSKTALANSVRQTRQLIINSRQYQANIAVKRTALAQAQTDLNRRIPLGKDNLIGREELQHARDSVASAQSQLDAAIEQYNANQAMILDTPLAEQPAVKQAATEVRNTWLALERTRIVSPMTGYVSRRAVQVGAQIGTSTSLMAIVPATGLWVDANFKETQLANMRIGQPVTVVSDIYGDKVEYKGKVVGLDMGTGSAFSLLPAQNATGNWIKVVQRLPVRIELDQQQLKQYPLRIGLSMLVKVNTSDSRGPMLATQTRSKPAYESDARELALAPVNQLIDNIIRANAG